One segment of Mycolicibacterium baixiangningiae DNA contains the following:
- a CDS encoding flavin reductase family protein, with protein MPESGAESFEALVGLLDYPMFVVTTRAGDAMSGCLVGFASQTSINPPRFLIGLSKRNLTFRVARDATHLAVHVVSREHIDLARLFGSETGDEINKFDRCKWHSGPEGMPILDDAGAWFVGRIDRRFEVGDHVGHLLEPIAGQAPDDFTDWTTFADVRDLTPGHEA; from the coding sequence ATGCCGGAATCGGGAGCGGAATCGTTCGAGGCGCTCGTGGGGCTGCTGGATTACCCCATGTTCGTGGTCACCACCCGCGCCGGCGACGCCATGTCGGGATGTCTGGTCGGCTTCGCCAGCCAGACGAGCATCAACCCGCCGCGCTTCCTGATCGGGCTGTCCAAGCGCAACCTCACCTTTCGGGTGGCCCGGGACGCGACGCACCTGGCCGTCCACGTCGTCTCGCGTGAGCACATCGACCTGGCACGCCTCTTCGGCAGTGAAACCGGCGACGAGATCAACAAATTCGACCGCTGCAAGTGGCACAGCGGGCCCGAAGGCATGCCCATTCTCGACGACGCCGGGGCCTGGTTCGTCGGGCGAATCGACCGCCGCTTCGAAGTCGGCGATCACGTCGGTCACCTCCTCGAGCCGATCGCGGGTCAGGCACCCGACGATTTCACGGACTGGACCACCTTCGCCGACGTCCGCGACCTCACCCCTGGACACGAGGCATAG